The proteins below are encoded in one region of Borrelia duttonii Ly:
- a CDS encoding NCS2 family permease: MKKDKIDYKREIIAGITTFLSMGYIIIVNPLILSNAGMPMGALVTSTCITAGIATIMMGVVTNTPLALASGMGTNAFFAFSLVKGMNIPWEVALAAVFVEGIIFIILSLSKIRENIINAIPMNLKYSISVGIGFFIAFIGLVNSNIIVKNEATLIGIGNFMDLQVLITLLGFVLICVFEMKGVRGSILLSICVITLISWGYCLFDKESAMSIGLKLPDGFLRYESFFPIFNKLNFSYILNENLWNFLFIVFILLFNDIFDTVGTLVGVATKGNMIDSDGNVRNAGKILLVDAIATTFGAVMGVSTVTTYIESSTGVASGGRTGVTSIMTGILFVLSIFFAPLFIAVPTSAISATLIYVGFLMCKEIKNIDFTNMKEAIPSFLILLLIPLTYNIASGIGIGITFYVIMSLLYNFFRKEYVSVSPIIIVLSCVFVLKLLLSS; this comes from the coding sequence ATGAAAAAGGACAAGATTGATTACAAAAGAGAAATAATTGCCGGAATTACAACATTTCTAAGTATGGGATATATAATAATAGTAAATCCTTTAATATTATCTAATGCAGGTATGCCTATGGGAGCATTGGTAACATCTACATGTATAACAGCAGGGATTGCTACAATTATGATGGGTGTAGTAACAAATACTCCTTTAGCTTTAGCGTCTGGGATGGGAACCAATGCATTTTTTGCTTTTTCTCTTGTAAAAGGAATGAATATACCTTGGGAAGTGGCTTTGGCAGCAGTGTTTGTTGAAGGAATTATATTTATTATTTTATCTTTGTCAAAGATTAGAGAAAATATCATAAATGCTATACCAATGAATTTAAAATATTCTATTTCTGTTGGTATTGGATTTTTTATTGCTTTTATTGGTTTAGTTAATAGTAATATTATAGTTAAAAATGAGGCCACATTAATTGGTATTGGTAATTTTATGGATTTACAAGTTTTGATTACATTGTTAGGTTTTGTCTTAATATGTGTTTTTGAGATGAAGGGTGTTAGAGGAAGTATATTATTGTCAATTTGCGTTATTACTTTAATATCTTGGGGTTATTGCTTGTTTGATAAAGAATCTGCTATGAGTATTGGATTAAAATTGCCAGATGGATTTTTAAGATATGAATCGTTTTTCCCTATATTTAATAAATTAAATTTTTCTTATATTTTAAATGAAAATTTATGGAATTTTCTTTTTATAGTGTTTATTTTATTGTTTAATGATATTTTTGATACGGTTGGAACTTTAGTAGGAGTTGCTACTAAGGGAAATATGATTGATAGTGATGGTAATGTGCGTAATGCTGGTAAGATATTATTAGTTGATGCTATTGCTACAACTTTTGGTGCAGTTATGGGAGTATCTACTGTTACAACTTATATTGAAAGTTCTACAGGAGTGGCGTCAGGAGGCCGTACTGGGGTTACATCAATTATGACAGGAATTTTATTTGTATTGTCAATATTTTTTGCACCTTTATTTATTGCTGTTCCAACTAGTGCAATATCAGCTACTTTAATATATGTTGGGTTTTTAATGTGTAAGGAGATTAAAAATATTGATTTTACAAATATGAAAGAAGCTATTCCAAGTTTTTTAATATTATTGTTAATTCCATTAACTTATAATATAGCTTCAGGAATAGGTATTGGAATAACTTTTTATGTAATTATGAGTTTATTATATAATTTTTTTAGGAAAGAATATGTCAGTGTGTCTCCCATCATAATTGTATTGTCTTGTGTTTTTGTTTTGAAATTATTGCTTTCTAGTTAG